Genomic DNA from Candidatus Saccharibacteria bacterium:
GATTGAGATAGATAGGCTCAAGAGCATTGCCAAAACCCTAGAGGGTAAGAAGATTTATGAGATCAATGCCACCGCTATTGGCGGCGGGGTGGCTGAACTTTTGCATAGCCAGATACCATTGTTTAGAGATCTCGGCTTATATGCCGACTGGCTAGTTCTACCTAGCAATAATCACTTCTTTACTATTACCAAAAACCTCCATAATTGTTTGCAAGGACACTGTGCGTTGCCAAACCAGTTCGAACTCGAGCATTACAGCAAGTATCTGCAAGAGGCAGCTGTCGATATTCCGCAAGACGGGGATCTGTATATACTGCATGATCCCCAGACACTCGGGCTGGCTCCGTATCTTAAAAACCACAAGCTAATCTGGCGCTGCCATATTGACCTAACCATGGCTGACCCCCATGTTCTTGCCTGGGTCCAAGACTACTACCAGTATTTTAGTAAGGTTGTATTTTCGCTCGAGGCATATGTATCGGGTTTGGAGCGCAAAAAAGTGGCCATTGTACACCCAGCAATCGACCCTTTGAGCGACAAAAACCGCCAGCTCAGTCAACGCGAAATAGATACCTACCTAGGCAAATATGAACTCGATATTACCAAGCCGTACTTATTGCAGGTTTCGCGCTTCGACAGGTTTAAAAATCCTATTGGTGCTATAGAGATTTTCGCTGAGACCCGCAAATTAATTCCTAGCCTGCAGTGTGTGTTAATGGGTGATTACGCCACCGACGACCCAGAGGGGAAGCCGTACTTCGAAGAGGTACGCCAAATTGCTCGCGAGGCTGATCACGGCAACATCCATATAATTACCCAAAAAGACGATCTGGCGGTCAATGCTCTGCAGCGCGGAGCAGCTGCGGTGTTGCAAAACTCTACCCAGGAGGGTTTTGGGCTAAGCGTAACCGAGGCTTTGTGGAAAGGCAAGTTTGTGTTTGCCAGACCAGTGGGGGGCATAGCCTTGCAAGTTATAAACGGCAAAACCGGCTTTTACCTAGCCGACAATAACCATGATTCGGCCGAGAGTATCGCCAAGGTACTCAAAAACTCGCGCGACTACTTGCATGTCGAAGCCGATGCCAAAGAACAAGTTCGCCGCAAATTCTTGCTGCCCAAAATGGCCAATGACTATCTGCATGTCTATGCCGAAGCGCTCAAGCAGACTTAAATATTTTCAACTCGGTTGTGTTTGCGAAGTTTAATCAGCTCTTGTTCGACCTGTCGCAAGTTCGGTGGTTGCTCCTTTAGCGCCTCGAGATTTGGGCCTTTTTTGGATAAACTGATTATATGCATGCCCACCGGGGCGCCAAAGGTTAACCAAAACCACGAGAATATAAAGTTGTGGCGGTAAACCCGACCCAAGCGTGAGGCCACTGCGAACGAGTATATGCTGCCGGCATAGGGTATAAGCGCCATAAAGAACCAGCGCTTGGGCAAGTTTAGCGTCTTGATGAGGTAGTAGTAGTTATAGATCGGTACAAAGGCTCTCCAGCCGCGGGCCTGTAGCTGCCCGAGCACCCTCGATAGTCCCACCATGTAAACCAGATAAAGCACAACTAGCACTACGATAACCACGTAGCCCAAACTTAAGACGGCTTGAATCATATAGCTATGATAGCACGGTGAGGCTTTTACATTCTTAAGAAAGTCATAAGGTGTTAAACCGGGCAGGCCGACCGCAAAAAAACTTTCTAAAATTGTATTGACAATATCCAGTACCTGTGGTATAATTCAACTATCATTATTTTTGAGCTACTGGACTCCCAAATAGTGCTCAAGCTACAACTAAATACACCGCCACCCCGACACAAGGGTCCGAACTGTTAACTAATAGCCGGCAAGACATATGAGCTTACCGCTATCACTTTCGCGAGGTTATCGCTTTAAAACAACAAAACCGGGCCTTTATGTGGGGATGGTGTTTTGCCTATAAATGAAGCCAAAGATCTAGTAACTTTTTCGTCATTTATAAGCAAAATAGCTTTTTTTGAAAAAAGTTGGCCAAATGTTGTTGACATCAGTTATGCTTATGTTATTATCAGAAGCACTATGTTAATCAACACAGTCAAGTTAATTACTCGCACTCGAGCAAAAACAGCGCCCACTTTTGGCGCGCTTAGCGCTACCCGTGTGCCCGGACTGAGTCGTTTTATTTCATAAACTTTAGAGAAATCATTCGCTAGAAGCTCGGGACCACACTCTCGAGCTTCTTTAGTTACGGCAACCCGTAGCTAGAAGCACCAATCACATCACGATCTTTCACAACCAAACCTACGACCCCTATAAGGAGGAAGAATGGGAGTCAAAATGATGCTGCAGATGTATCGTCTGCTGCTGGCTAAGCCAGAAGTACGAGCCAAATATCGTGCTATGCGCCAAAGCATTGTCAAGGCGCTAGCACTGGTGTTTGTGGTCGAGGCGCTGTCGGTGGCCGAGGTGTATCCGCTGCGGGGTATTTTTGACGGCATGTCTGTTAAGGCTCCTGCCAGCACCCTGGTGATCTGGGTGATTGCCATGTTTGGCATTCGCCAGGTTCACACCGTGCTCGACCAGCACAAGGAGTATCACCAGATGACAACCGACTGGCAAAACCTGGGCAACATTCTTGGTCATGGTCACGAGCACCAGCTCAGCCAGGATCAAAAGTACCAGATCGATCATTCCACCGGAGAGAAGGAGTCCACGCTTTCAAAGAACATTTGGAAGATGGAAAACCTCATCGACGTAGTGATCTACCAGGTTACGCCCATGATCATCATGATCGGGTTCATCCTGGCGGCGCTGTCGATATTCGACTGGCGCTACAGTGCTATCACCGTCGTGACCATCGCCATCTACTGCCTGGTTACCAGGCACTTCGAGAAGGTGTTTGCTCCCAAGCGCATAGAAGAGCATGAGGAATGGAAGGCAATTGAACGGATGGCCAGCGAGCAGGTTAAGGGCTGGCGGACAATCAAGTCCAATGGCCTGGAGCTACAAAAGGCTCGCGAGCTCCAGTGTGCAATCGAGAAGTTCATGCAGGCCAACGCCAAACGCCGACGGATTCGCATTCGCCACTGGGTGGTACAGAACTCGGTGTTGAGCGTTTCGATCCTGTTTATCTGGGGGTTTTCCCTCTGGCTGTACAGCATCGACGCCATGAGTACCGGCGTGTTGGTGATCATCAATGGCTGGATAGCCAAGCTTTACAGCCACATGTTCCGCTATGCCAACTTTCAACGCGAGGCCTACGAAGGCGTGGCCAGTCTCAACGACATGGTTGAGTTGCTCTCTAGTAGCTCGGCTATCGACGGTATGCCGAATGCACTACAACTGCCCGCCTCTGGCCTTGGCTGCGAGGTTGTGCTCGACGGTGTGGGCTTTCGCTACCACGACGACGGTGAGTACGCGCTACGCGACATAACCGCCAAGCTGCCAGCAGGCAGCACGGTGGCGATTATGGCGCCATCGGGTGGAGGCAAATCAACTCTGGCCGATCTGTTGATAAGGGCATACGACACCTGCGAGGGATCCATTTACCTCGACGGTGTTGACCTGCGCGACATAGACCGCCAACACCTCATGCAGGTGGTTGCGGCCACAGTGCTGCAAGATGCCAATCTCTTCGACGGCACCATTGCCAGCAACATCGGCTTTGGCTGCTTGCGCGAACTGAGCCAAGCAGAGGTAGAGGTAGCCGCAAAGCAGGCCTACGCCCACCAGTTCATCATGGAGTTTCCTGAGGGATACGACACGATGGTGGGTGAGGACGGCGTGCGGCTCAGCGGCGGGGAAAGGCAAAGGATCGCCATTGCGCGAGCCCTTGCCAAGCAACCGCAGCTGCTGATCATGGACGAGGCCACTAGTGCTCTCGATGAACCGAGCCAACGCATGGTGAACCTCTCTATCCAGGCTAAGTCAGCTGAGCGGAGCTGCACCATTGTGCTGATAGCCCATCGGTTTAGTACGGTCGAACACGCCGACTTAGTGTTGGTGCTCGACCATGGCAAGCTGGTGGACTTGGGTACCATTGCTGAGCTTGGTGAGCGCTGCGAGCTGTTTCGACGGCTCAGGAGCGGCGAGATCAGCATGGAGTAGGCAAGTGAGTGATGTGAGACCCCGGCAATTCGCGAAAGCGGATCCGGGGTTTTCACTTTGTAAAAAAACTTTTCTGGCAGTTGCTACCTGCAGAATCTTGAAAAATGCAGCGTTTTCGGCTATGATTATCAGGTTAAATTGCGTAACTGCAGCTTAAAACCCAGTTTTAGCTCGACGATGGGGCGTAGCCAAGTGGTAAGGCACCGGTTTTTGGTACCGGCATTCGCAGGTTCGATCCCTGCCGCCCCAGCCAGCGAAAAGTGCCCGAGCTTGTCTCGGGTGTTTTTCGCTGGCGTGTGTGATATCGAACCGTAGAGCGTAGCGGAAGGTTCGGCGTAGCGAAATCCACGCACAGAAATATATTTCGAGCATGAATGAGTGAAGAAGGCGAGAGCCGCCTCCCTGCCGCCCCAGCCATAGTGCCTATGCTCAAAATGACCCATTTGGGTCTTTTTTGATATTTACTCGCCAGGTGTGGCGATAGGCAGATCGGCAAATGGGCTAGAAACCAAGCAGAGTTACTAAGCAATCGCCCACGACAAGTCGAAATTAAGGCTTAAGAAAACTGGCTAGCTCCAGCAAAAATTAATCTTATATGTTACAATCTGACTATGATTTCCGGGGTAAAAAGTAAGTTATTTACAACCTTGGTTACCATAGCGTTGCTGCTTGGTGGTTTAGCGATATTAAATTTCTACTCAATGTCAATGCAGCCCACCAGCGAACATTTCGACTACAACACAACCTGTAAAATTGCTTGCTTTGGCCAGGCTATTGGTAATCTTGGTGCCGCTCCTACTAATCCTGAAAGTTTGGTACTAGTTTTATCGTTTGCAGGGCTGGTGGCTGGGTTTGCTGTCGGTACAACTAACACCGGGGTCTTTAACAAGGCCTTTCGTTATAGCCTAGGGCCGCCGCTCTACAAACGCTTTGAGTCTTATCGTGATTAAAAAAATCTCTTGTAGTAGAAAGTACTTTACAAATTAAGGAGATAATATGAAATCTAAAATATGGCCTGTAGTGATAGGCTTAAGCGTGCTCGCGGTTGCGCTGTTTATCGGATTCGCTATTACTCGCCCCGATGTACCGCCAGGGCAGGCAAAGACCTCAAACACCACAAATAAATCAACTGACTCCAATATAGTCTCGAACAGTGAGATCCATTGGCACCCAAAATTAGCGGTATATATTAACGGACAAAAACAAGAGATTCCAGCCGAAACAGGAATTGGTCAGCAGTATGCCAAAAGCCGTTGGTATGATTCTATGATGCAAATGGCGAACATACATACTCACGACAATAGTGGTCAATTGCATTGGGAAGTAATGGAGGGCCCGGTTCGAAAAGACCAAGTTCGTTTGAGTGCGTTTTTTGACGTTTGGGACAAGAAGTTCAGCAAAATCCAGGTGTTCGACAAGACCGACCCTAAAGGGTCAAAAATCACCATGACTGTTAATGGCCAGCCTAACAGTGAATTCGAAAACTACATGGTGGCCGACAATGATCAGATTGAAATAAAGTATCAAGATTAACAGGGAGATAATGATGAAGCAGGAATCAATACTATATGGTGTGATTGGCTTACTAGTGGGTGTACTGTTGGCTATGTTTGTGTCAGCCATTGTTGCTAATTCACAAAACCAAACAATGATGCGAGCGATGTGCATGAACACGGGCAACGGAATGAATGGCTCGTCGATGAGCATGGAGAATATGACGAACCAGCTCAAAGCCAAGTCTGGTAGTGAGTTTGAGAGGGCCTTCTTAGAACAAATGACTGTACACCACCAAGGGGCTATTGGTATGGCTAACCTGGTCTTACAAAAGTCCACAAGACCGGAGTTGCGCAAACTTGCCGAAGACATCGTTGCTGCTCAGACCAAAGAAATCAACCAAATGAAAGAGTGGCAAACACAGTGGAGCTATGCAACTAGTTCTAGCTCAAATAGTAGTAATATGGGTGGAATGGCTAATTAAGTAAAAGTTTGCAGCTTTGTTGCCAACACAACTGAGCACTAACAGGTTAGCTGCTAGTTATAACGCCGATGCACAAGGCGGGGCTTGATTAATACCCCTCAGGGGTATACAATAAAATCAATATGAATGCTGATATAAAAAAGCGCTATGTCCATCGCACGAGGATTATCGAGGGTCAAATCCAAGGCCTACAAAAAATGATAGACAGTGAAGCCTATTGTATGGATGTATTGACGCAGAGCTTGGCTATTCAACGGTCGCTCGCATCATTAAACAAGCTAGTGCTCGAGAACCATTTACGCACTCACATTACAGATATGTTTGGGGCCGGCGATAGCAAAGCCCAAAAAAAAGCGGTTGCTGAGCTGCTAAGCCTATACGAACTTAACAACATTCGGGGTAAGTAATGTTAGGCAAGCGTTTGCGGGAGTTTATGCGGTGTCATCAGGGCAAAGTTAACCTATTGCTACATGTTGTTGGTTATTCTCTGGTTGGTGTTGGTATTTGGCAGAAGAGTTTCTGGTATGTGATTGCGGGTGCGATAGTTCAAGAGCTTGGTCATTTTTATCAGTACGTCAAGACCAAAAACTACAAAGACAGCCCACTTTATTGTCTAAGATCGCAGGTATTATTTGCGCTGCCGGCTTTAAGCTTAATACTTATTTACATTTGGATAGCACGGTAAGTTGCCAAAAATGACTATAGCCAACCCCGTTCATCACGGCAGCCAACAAGATAGCGCTAAACATGCTGGCCGCCTAATAGCTATGTTTAGCAATAAGTTTTAGGAAGGTATTAACCAACAATTTAAGTCACAAAGATTAACAATAATGGAGTCAAAAATGTCTAAACATCAAATCAATTCTAATAACGAAGCCATGCAAGGCATGACAGAATCAGAACATCATATGCATCACATGTCTGAGGGAAACATGACACGGTGGCAGAAATTTAAAATGAGTATGACTATGACCATGGGTATGGATCATAGCGGACTGGCCGGCCGCGAAATGGCCAAAATGATGGAAATAGACATTCGCAATAAATTCTTTTTTGCTCTAATACTATCTGTGCCGATCATTGCTTATTCGCCACTCGGAACTAGCATTCTAAAGTTGAGCTTGCCCCAGCCGATCCCGGCAGCTTGGATACTGTTGATTCTTACGACACCGGTATTCTTCTATGCCGGCTGGATATTTTTGTACTCTAGCTATCATGCGCTAAAAGCCAGGACACTCAATATGGCTGTTTTGATTGCGGTTGGTATATCGGCGGCGTATTTTGCAAGTATTTTGCTGACCTTGGTAGGCAGTTCGGAATCGTATTATGAGGCTGCTGCTCTGTTGATTACTTTCGTGTTGTTTGGTCACTGGATGGAAATGAAGTCTCGGCGCGGAACAACCGATGCCTTACAGGCTCTGTTTGATCTGGTGCCACCTCAGGCCCGGCTAATACGGGGCAATAAAGAGGTTATGGTATCGACCAGCGAGGTGCGAGTTGGCGACATCTTGGTATTAAAACCGGGCGACAAAGTTCCGGTTGACGGCGAAGTGATAAGTGGTCAAACGTCTATCGATGAAGCCCTTGTAACGGGCGAGTCGCTACCTGTTAGTAAACAAAAGGGTGACCCCGTAACCGGCGGATCTATCAATCAATCTGGAACCGTCCGAATCAAGGCTACCAAGGTAGGATCAGATACGGTTTTGGCTCAAATTGTTAAAATGGTTGAAAACGCCCAAAACTCCAAGGCGCCTGGCCAGCGCCTGGCCGATAAATTTGCCGGCTATTTAGTAATCTTGGCCATATCGGCTGGGTTGCTAACCTTTGCGGCTTGGGCTGTGTTTTCTAATCAGGGTTGGCTATTTGCACTAACCCTAGCAATATCGGCTGTGGTAATAGCCTGCCCCGATGCACTTGGCCTAGCCACGCCCACCGCCGTAGCCGTGGGCACTGGTTTGGGTGCCAAACATAACATTCTTATAAAAGATGCTGCTACGCTTGAGCAAACTGCCAAGATCCAAGCCGTTGTACTCGACAAAACTGGCACTCTCACCGAAGGCAATCCCCAGGTTACCGATGTAGTAAGCGTGGCTGGTTTCAAAAAAGACCATCTTATAGAATTGGTTGCCGCCGCCGAGGCTGGCTCTAGCCACCCCTTGGCGCAAACCATCATCAACGAAGCTCATAAGCGCCGCCTTAAGTTGGTGGCCGTCAAGCGGTTTAATAATATTGCTGGGCTTGGTGTGGAAGCGGTGGTAGAAGGTAAGCGAGTACTGGTAGGAACCGAGCGGCTTATGAAAAATCGCAAGCTCTCAACTAAAGCCATTCAGGCCGACATCGACAGGTTGCTAGCAGAGGGCAAGACCCTCATGATTATTGCCATTAACGACAAGGTATCTGGTGTTATAGCGGCCTCGGACAAGATTAAGCCGACCGCCCAAAATGCCATTACCGCTATGCAGCAACTTGGTTTAGAGATTGTTATGATTACTGGTGATAATCAGAAGACCGCAGACATCGTTGCTAAGCAACTAGGTATTAAGCGTTATTTTGCCGAGGTCTTGCCTGCCCAAAAAGAAAGTTATGTAAAAAAACTTCAAAGCGAAGGCCGGTTTACGGCTATGGTTGGAGATGGGGTTAACGATGCGCCGGCGTTAGCCCAAGCCGATATTGGTATTGCTATCGGGGCGGGTACAGATGTGGCTATAGCAACAGCAAAAATTGTTTTAATGAAGTCTGATCCGACCGATATCATAAGGGCTATTCGTTTGAGCAAAGCCACTATTCGTAAAATGAAGCAAAATTTAGGCTGGGCGAGTGTCTATAACATTGCTGCCATTCCTATTGCTGCCGGAGTATTATATCCAGCTTATGGCGTTTATCTTAGACCAGAGTTCGCGGCGCTTCTAATGTCGGTTTCGTCAATTTTTGTGGCCGTGAATGCGGTTATGCTAAAACGGGCCGAAAAGCAGCTGTTAACGGTGTAGATCGACTATTGGTAAGCGCCCTAGCTTAAGTAGTGTATCGCAACTTACGGCCAGATTTTTAGAGGAGTGCTTACCGATAGCTAACGATTGTGGTAGTAGCCAATGCCTAGGTGTTTTGTAAAACTAAGTTATAATTGTGGTTATGCATAGCCACGACCGCCAGGCCTCAAGGTCTTTTAAGTTTGTAATTGGATTTATATTAAACACTGGCTTTACGGTGTTGGAGTTTGTTGTCGGCATAATGGCTGGCAGTTTGGCTCTTGTTTCAGATGCCTCGCACAATTTAACCGACTCGCTGAGTATAGCCATTGCCTTTGGTGGCGAGCGAGTGTCTAGTCGTCAGGCCAATGATAGCAAGAGTTATGGCTTTGGCCGGGTTTCGATTGTCACAGCTCTTATAAATGGCGTATTGCTATTCGCGGTGGCTGCCTATATTTTTTACGAAGCTTATTTACGAATCTTGAACCCCGAACCGGTCAAAGGGGGTTTAGTTGCAATTGTGGCCTTGGCTGGCATTCTTATAAATGGTGTAGTGGCTTTGCTGTTTTACAAAGACAAAGACGACCTCAATGTTAAAAGTACCTTCTTAAATATGGCCTTTGATACGCTTAGCTCGGTCGGCGCAATGATTGCTGGTCTTATTATACTCGTAACCGGCAATACGCTGGTCGATCCAATAATTGGCATCCTAATTGGCTGTATGCTTGTTTTTAGTGCCTATGGCGTGGTTCGGGATGCTTTACACATATTGTTAGAGGGTACCCCCAAAGATATCGATAGTTCTGAAATTGCTAATTTTATCTTGTCGTTCCCGCATGTCAAAGGAGTAGACGATCTACATATATGGTCGATCTCGTCGCATTATCTAGCTATGAGTTGCCATATTGTTATTGAAGAGGAAAATTTGCAGAGTAGCGTTGACCAAGTTAAGGCTATTAAAAAACAACTGCTAGGCAAATATCAAATCCAGCACGCCACGATTGAGACCGAG
This window encodes:
- a CDS encoding cation transporter → MHSHDRQASRSFKFVIGFILNTGFTVLEFVVGIMAGSLALVSDASHNLTDSLSIAIAFGGERVSSRQANDSKSYGFGRVSIVTALINGVLLFAVAAYIFYEAYLRILNPEPVKGGLVAIVALAGILINGVVALLFYKDKDDLNVKSTFLNMAFDTLSSVGAMIAGLIILVTGNTLVDPIIGILIGCMLVFSAYGVVRDALHILLEGTPKDIDSSEIANFILSFPHVKGVDDLHIWSISSHYLAMSCHIVIEEENLQSSVDQVKAIKKQLLGKYQIQHATIETELKHCEPKH
- a CDS encoding ABC transporter ATP-binding protein; this translates as MGVKMMLQMYRLLLAKPEVRAKYRAMRQSIVKALALVFVVEALSVAEVYPLRGIFDGMSVKAPASTLVIWVIAMFGIRQVHTVLDQHKEYHQMTTDWQNLGNILGHGHEHQLSQDQKYQIDHSTGEKESTLSKNIWKMENLIDVVIYQVTPMIIMIGFILAALSIFDWRYSAITVVTIAIYCLVTRHFEKVFAPKRIEEHEEWKAIERMASEQVKGWRTIKSNGLELQKARELQCAIEKFMQANAKRRRIRIRHWVVQNSVLSVSILFIWGFSLWLYSIDAMSTGVLVIINGWIAKLYSHMFRYANFQREAYEGVASLNDMVELLSSSSAIDGMPNALQLPASGLGCEVVLDGVGFRYHDDGEYALRDITAKLPAGSTVAIMAPSGGGKSTLADLLIRAYDTCEGSIYLDGVDLRDIDRQHLMQVVAATVLQDANLFDGTIASNIGFGCLRELSQAEVEVAAKQAYAHQFIMEFPEGYDTMVGEDGVRLSGGERQRIAIARALAKQPQLLIMDEATSALDEPSQRMVNLSIQAKSAERSCTIVLIAHRFSTVEHADLVLVLDHGKLVDLGTIAELGERCELFRRLRSGEISME
- a CDS encoding copper-translocating P-type ATPase produces the protein MESKMSKHQINSNNEAMQGMTESEHHMHHMSEGNMTRWQKFKMSMTMTMGMDHSGLAGREMAKMMEIDIRNKFFFALILSVPIIAYSPLGTSILKLSLPQPIPAAWILLILTTPVFFYAGWIFLYSSYHALKARTLNMAVLIAVGISAAYFASILLTLVGSSESYYEAAALLITFVLFGHWMEMKSRRGTTDALQALFDLVPPQARLIRGNKEVMVSTSEVRVGDILVLKPGDKVPVDGEVISGQTSIDEALVTGESLPVSKQKGDPVTGGSINQSGTVRIKATKVGSDTVLAQIVKMVENAQNSKAPGQRLADKFAGYLVILAISAGLLTFAAWAVFSNQGWLFALTLAISAVVIACPDALGLATPTAVAVGTGLGAKHNILIKDAATLEQTAKIQAVVLDKTGTLTEGNPQVTDVVSVAGFKKDHLIELVAAAEAGSSHPLAQTIINEAHKRRLKLVAVKRFNNIAGLGVEAVVEGKRVLVGTERLMKNRKLSTKAIQADIDRLLAEGKTLMIIAINDKVSGVIAASDKIKPTAQNAITAMQQLGLEIVMITGDNQKTADIVAKQLGIKRYFAEVLPAQKESYVKKLQSEGRFTAMVGDGVNDAPALAQADIGIAIGAGTDVAIATAKIVLMKSDPTDIIRAIRLSKATIRKMKQNLGWASVYNIAAIPIAAGVLYPAYGVYLRPEFAALLMSVSSIFVAVNAVMLKRAEKQLLTV
- a CDS encoding glycosyltransferase; this translates as MLQVTEFDNHQLADYEADTDPIEIDRLKSIAKTLEGKKIYEINATAIGGGVAELLHSQIPLFRDLGLYADWLVLPSNNHFFTITKNLHNCLQGHCALPNQFELEHYSKYLQEAAVDIPQDGDLYILHDPQTLGLAPYLKNHKLIWRCHIDLTMADPHVLAWVQDYYQYFSKVVFSLEAYVSGLERKKVAIVHPAIDPLSDKNRQLSQREIDTYLGKYELDITKPYLLQVSRFDRFKNPIGAIEIFAETRKLIPSLQCVLMGDYATDDPEGKPYFEEVRQIAREADHGNIHIITQKDDLAVNALQRGAAAVLQNSTQEGFGLSVTEALWKGKFVFARPVGGIALQVINGKTGFYLADNNHDSAESIAKVLKNSRDYLHVEADAKEQVRRKFLLPKMANDYLHVYAEALKQT
- a CDS encoding DUF305 domain-containing protein, whose amino-acid sequence is MMKQESILYGVIGLLVGVLLAMFVSAIVANSQNQTMMRAMCMNTGNGMNGSSMSMENMTNQLKAKSGSEFERAFLEQMTVHHQGAIGMANLVLQKSTRPELRKLAEDIVAAQTKEINQMKEWQTQWSYATSSSSNSSNMGGMAN
- a CDS encoding metal-sensitive transcriptional regulator; its protein translation is MNADIKKRYVHRTRIIEGQIQGLQKMIDSEAYCMDVLTQSLAIQRSLASLNKLVLENHLRTHITDMFGAGDSKAQKKAVAELLSLYELNNIRGK